The following are encoded together in the Vigna unguiculata cultivar IT97K-499-35 chromosome 2, ASM411807v1, whole genome shotgun sequence genome:
- the LOC114174154 gene encoding cinnamoyl-CoA reductase-like SNL6, with translation MAPSFDTTTQTVCVMDASGHLGFNLVQRLLHRGYTVHASIQKYGDEDLFNGISADSNKLKIFRSDPFDYHSIIEALRGCSGLFYTFEPPHDQPNYDEYMADVEVRAAHNVVEACAQTETMDKVVFTSSATAVVWREDRKTMELDLDERHWSDVNFCRKFKLWHGVSKTMAEKSAWALAMDRGVNMVSINAGLLMTHDLSIQHPYLRGAAEMYEDGVFVTVDLPFLVDAHICVYEEVSSYGRYLCFNHIINTHDDAVQLAQKLTPAAGSSSSSSSSPSPQSGDLGKGFIEQKISNKKLNKLMVNFEA, from the exons ATGGCCCCTTCTTTCGACACAACCACTCAAACAGTTTGCGTCATGGACGCTTCCGGCCACCTAGGTTTCAACCTCGTCCAGCGACTCCTCCACCGAGGCTACACCGTTCATGCCTCTATCCAAAAATATG GCGACGAAGACCTATTCAATGGGATTTCCGCCGACTCTAATAAGCTCAAGATTTTTCGATCTGACCCATTCGATTACCATAGCATAATCGAGGCACTCCGAGGCTGCTCTGGCTTGTTCTACACGTTCGAACCTCCCCATGACCAACCAAATTATGAC GAATACATGGCAGACGTGGAAGTAAGAGCTGCACACAACGTGGTGGAAGCCTGTGCCCAGACAGAGACCATGGATAAAGTGGTTTTTACTTCCTCAGCAACCGCAGTAGTTTGGAGAGAGGATCGCAAGACCATGGAACTGGATCTGGATGAAAGACATTGGAGTGATGTTAATTTCTGTCGCAAATTCAAG TTATGGCACGGTGTGTCGAAGACAATGGCTGAGAAAAGTGCGTGGGCCTTAGCAATGGACAGAGGAGTGAATATGGTGTCCATCAACGCTGGCTTATTGATGACTCATGATCTCTCCATCCAACACCCTTACCTCAGAGGAGCTGCTGAGATGTACGAGGATGGTGTTTTCGTCACCGTTGATTTACCTTTCTTGGTGGATGCCCACATCTGCGTCTACGAAGAAGTCTCATCCTACGGTCGTTATTTGTGTTTTAATCACATCATCAACACCCACGACGACGCCGTTCAGTTAGCTCAAAAGTTGACTCCTGCTGCtggttcttcttcttcgtcttcgTCCTCTCCCTCGCCGCAGAG TGGTGACCTCGGTAAGGGTTTTATCGAACAGAAAATTAGCAACAAGAAGTTGAACAAATTGATGGTGAACTTCGAAGCTTGA